In Modestobacter versicolor, a single genomic region encodes these proteins:
- the pafA gene encoding Pup--protein ligase, with amino-acid sequence MERRIFGIETEYGVTCTFKGQRRLSPDEVARYLFRRVVSWGRSSNVFLRNGSRLYLDVGSHPEYATAECDDLTELVVHDKAGERILEGLMVDAEQRLNEEGVTGDIYLFKNNTDSAGNSYGCHENYLVGRHGEFSRLADVLIPFLVSRQMVVGAGKVLQTPRGAVYCVSQRAEHIWEGVSSATTRSRPIINTRDEPHADAEKYRRLHVIVGDSNMSETTTLLKVTITDLVLRMIETGVVLRDMTLENPIRAIREISHDMTGRRKVRLANGREMSALEIQQEYHDRAAEFVDREGYGPVHRQMLELWGRTLKAVDSGDLSLIDREVDWAIKYQLIERYRAKRDLPLSSPRVAQMDLAYHDIRRNRGLYYLLEKAGQVERVTHDPAIFEAKNVPPQTTRAKLRGEFIRRAQEKRRDFTVDWVHLKLNDQAQRTVLCKDPFKSVDERVEKLIASM; translated from the coding sequence GTGGAACGACGGATCTTCGGCATCGAGACCGAGTACGGCGTCACGTGCACCTTCAAGGGCCAGCGACGCCTGTCACCCGACGAGGTGGCCCGCTACCTGTTCCGCCGGGTCGTCTCCTGGGGGCGCAGCTCCAACGTCTTCCTGCGCAACGGCTCCCGGCTCTACCTGGACGTCGGCAGCCACCCCGAGTACGCCACCGCCGAGTGCGACGACCTCACCGAGCTGGTCGTCCACGACAAGGCCGGCGAGCGGATCCTCGAGGGCCTGATGGTCGACGCGGAGCAGCGCCTCAACGAGGAGGGCGTCACCGGCGACATCTACCTGTTCAAGAACAACACCGACTCCGCGGGCAACAGCTACGGCTGCCACGAGAACTACCTCGTCGGGCGGCATGGCGAGTTCAGCCGGCTGGCCGACGTGCTCATCCCGTTCCTGGTGAGCCGGCAGATGGTCGTGGGCGCGGGCAAGGTGCTGCAGACCCCGCGCGGCGCGGTCTACTGCGTCAGCCAGCGGGCCGAGCACATCTGGGAGGGCGTCTCCAGCGCCACCACCCGGTCCCGGCCGATCATCAACACCCGCGACGAGCCGCACGCCGACGCCGAGAAGTACCGCCGGCTGCACGTGATCGTCGGCGACTCGAACATGAGCGAGACGACGACGCTGCTCAAGGTCACCATCACCGACCTGGTGCTGCGGATGATCGAGACCGGCGTGGTGCTGCGCGACATGACGCTGGAGAACCCGATCCGGGCGATCCGCGAGATCAGCCACGACATGACCGGGCGGCGCAAGGTCCGGCTGGCCAACGGCCGGGAGATGTCGGCGCTGGAGATCCAGCAGGAGTACCACGACCGGGCCGCGGAGTTCGTCGACCGCGAGGGCTACGGCCCGGTGCACCGGCAGATGCTCGAGCTGTGGGGCCGCACCCTCAAGGCCGTCGACAGCGGCGACCTCTCGCTGATCGACCGCGAGGTCGACTGGGCCATCAAGTACCAGCTGATCGAGCGGTACCGGGCCAAGCGCGACCTGCCGCTGTCCAGCCCGCGGGTGGCCCAGATGGACCTCGCCTACCACGACATCCGGCGCAACCGCGGGCTGTACTACCTGCTGGAGAAGGCCGGGCAGGTCGAGCGGGTCACCCACGACCCGGCGATCTTCGAGGCGAAGAACGTGCCGCCGCAGACCACCCGGGCCAAGCTGCGCGGCGAGTTCATCCGCCGCGCGCAGGAGAAGCGCCGCGACTTCACCGTCGACTGGGTGCACCTCAAGCTCAACGACCAGGCGCAGCGCACCGTGCTGTGCAAGGACCCGTTCAAGTCCGTCGACGAGCGGGTGGAGAAACTGATCGCCAGCATGTGA
- a CDS encoding GNAT family N-acetyltransferase has product MTDAPGLTIDQVDPQDEPALRRWYDVLAGAARSGRAAPLVVTWASISASLQHPGESRRRTAVAAVRGGEFVGAMLVELPLLEDLATATVEVDVPPQHRRQGIGRALWAWAVEHLDQQGRTVVQTEVHVPDGESVRTWPGARFAEALGFGSENVEEHLVLPLPAHPAPVPPAPGYRLVSWAGACPAEFVDAYAAMWSAMSGDVPTGGLTREAARWDAARVRATEARLARTYRSLATLALAADGEPAGYTLVYADLEQPEEALQDDTFVLPQHRGAGLGYRLKLANLAQLDGGPRRLHTWTATGNAPMQRVNARFGFRLVERTHEYQLILR; this is encoded by the coding sequence GTGACCGACGCGCCGGGCCTCACCATCGACCAGGTCGACCCGCAGGACGAGCCGGCGCTGCGCCGCTGGTACGACGTGCTGGCCGGGGCGGCGCGGTCCGGCCGGGCCGCGCCGCTGGTGGTCACCTGGGCGTCGATCTCCGCCTCGCTGCAGCACCCGGGGGAGTCCCGGCGGCGCACCGCGGTCGCCGCGGTGCGCGGCGGCGAGTTCGTCGGCGCGATGCTCGTCGAGCTGCCGCTGCTGGAGGACCTGGCCACCGCGACGGTCGAGGTCGACGTCCCGCCGCAGCACCGCCGCCAGGGCATCGGCCGGGCGCTGTGGGCCTGGGCGGTCGAGCACCTCGACCAGCAGGGCCGCACCGTCGTCCAGACCGAGGTGCACGTCCCGGACGGCGAGAGCGTGCGCACCTGGCCCGGCGCCCGGTTCGCCGAGGCGCTGGGCTTCGGCTCGGAGAACGTCGAGGAGCACCTGGTGCTGCCGCTCCCCGCGCACCCCGCCCCGGTGCCGCCCGCACCCGGGTACCGGCTGGTGTCCTGGGCGGGCGCCTGCCCGGCGGAGTTCGTCGACGCCTACGCCGCGATGTGGTCGGCGATGAGCGGCGACGTGCCCACCGGCGGGCTGACCCGCGAGGCGGCCCGCTGGGACGCCGCCCGGGTGCGCGCGACCGAGGCGCGGCTGGCCCGCACCTACCGGTCCCTGGCCACCCTCGCGCTGGCCGCCGACGGCGAGCCGGCCGGCTACACGCTGGTCTACGCTGACCTCGAGCAGCCCGAGGAGGCGCTGCAGGACGACACGTTCGTCCTCCCGCAGCACCGCGGCGCCGGCCTCGGCTACCGGCTCAAGCTGGCCAACCTGGCGCAGCTGGACGGCGGCCCGCGCCGGCTGCACACCTGGACGGCGACCGGCAACGCGCCGATGCAGCGGGTCAACGCCCGGTTCGGCTTCCGCCTCGTCGAGCGCACCCACGAGTACCAGCTGATCCTGCGCTGA
- a CDS encoding alpha/beta fold hydrolase translates to MDILLIAGLWLDASAWDDVLPTLTQLGHRPVPVQLPGQGDGAAGATLDDQLAAVLAAVDGADGQPLVVGHSAAATLAWLAADARPERVAGVVLVGGFPAADGTAYADFFEPQDGLMPFPGWSAFDGPDSADLDEAARRGLAARMTPVPVGVSRGVVRFTDERRFGVPVVLVCPEFSAGDARGWIGAGDVPELARAEHLEYVDLDSGHWPMVSRPAELARVLAAAADGR, encoded by the coding sequence ATGGACATCCTGCTCATCGCCGGCCTGTGGCTCGACGCCTCCGCCTGGGACGACGTGCTGCCCACCCTGACGCAGCTGGGTCACCGCCCGGTGCCGGTCCAGCTCCCGGGGCAGGGCGACGGCGCGGCCGGCGCGACCCTCGACGACCAGCTCGCCGCGGTGCTGGCCGCCGTCGACGGGGCGGACGGGCAGCCGCTGGTCGTCGGCCACTCCGCGGCGGCCACGCTGGCCTGGCTGGCCGCCGACGCACGGCCGGAGCGGGTCGCCGGCGTCGTCCTGGTCGGCGGCTTCCCGGCAGCGGACGGCACCGCCTACGCCGACTTCTTCGAGCCGCAGGACGGGCTGATGCCGTTCCCCGGTTGGAGCGCGTTCGATGGGCCGGACTCCGCCGACCTGGACGAGGCGGCCCGGCGCGGCCTGGCGGCCCGGATGACCCCGGTGCCGGTGGGCGTGAGCCGCGGCGTCGTCCGGTTCACCGACGAGCGGCGGTTCGGGGTCCCGGTCGTGCTGGTCTGCCCCGAGTTCAGCGCCGGTGACGCACGCGGGTGGATCGGCGCGGGCGACGTCCCCGAGTTGGCCCGGGCCGAGCACCTGGAGTACGTCGACCTCGACTCCGGCCACTGGCCGATGGTCAGCCGGCCCGCCGAGCTGGCCCGGGTGCTGGCCGCCGCGGCGGACGGGCGGTGA
- a CDS encoding GNAT family N-acetyltransferase, translating to MSWTTRPLGPDTWDVFAELVERNNGVFGGCWCTGWHPERGQRGIDHRELKRERVLSDRAHAALVLDADGVAQGWCQFGDPDELPTIKHRRVYDQDPPPRPDWRVTCFYVDPRHRGQGIARAGLAGALEEIAAAGGGLVEAIPEVTAGRTAHGRFLYSATVELFEEHGFDRVRQVGKHAWVVSRVV from the coding sequence GTGAGCTGGACGACCCGGCCGCTGGGGCCGGACACCTGGGACGTCTTCGCCGAGCTGGTCGAGCGCAACAACGGCGTCTTCGGCGGCTGCTGGTGCACCGGCTGGCACCCCGAGCGCGGGCAGCGGGGCATCGACCACCGGGAGCTCAAGCGCGAGCGGGTGCTCAGCGACCGGGCGCACGCCGCGCTCGTGCTCGACGCGGACGGCGTCGCGCAGGGCTGGTGCCAGTTCGGCGACCCCGACGAGCTGCCCACCATCAAGCACCGGCGGGTGTACGACCAGGACCCGCCGCCGCGCCCGGACTGGCGGGTCACCTGCTTCTACGTCGACCCCCGGCACCGCGGGCAGGGGATCGCCCGGGCCGGGCTGGCCGGCGCGCTGGAGGAGATCGCCGCAGCGGGCGGTGGGCTGGTGGAGGCCATCCCCGAGGTGACCGCGGGCCGCACGGCGCACGGCCGGTTCCTCTACAGCGCCACCGTCGAGCTCTTCGAGGAGCACGGCTTCGACCGCGTCCGCCAGGTCGGCAAGCACGCGTGGGTCGTGAGCCGGGTGGTCTGA
- a CDS encoding SDR family oxidoreductase, whose protein sequence is MGTALVTGVSRRASIGTAVARRLLDRGDRVVVQSWAPHDAEQPWGADDLPAVLAELGDPPHLSVDLADPAAPAALVAAARDAVGPLTTLVAAHARSAQGRLADVTAAEVDLCFAVNARGSLLLTQSFAAQHEVSAGPGSVVLFTSGQHLGPMPDELPYAISKGAVQQMTLSLADALIGADITVNCLNPGPTDTGWASAATQDVVARAMPRGRWNTPAEAAAVVAWLTGPDARSVTGRTIDAEGGFRRGA, encoded by the coding sequence ATGGGCACCGCACTGGTCACCGGGGTCAGCCGCCGCGCGAGCATCGGGACGGCGGTCGCCCGGCGGCTGCTGGACCGGGGCGACCGGGTCGTCGTGCAGTCGTGGGCACCGCACGACGCGGAGCAGCCCTGGGGCGCCGACGACCTGCCCGCGGTGCTGGCCGAGCTGGGCGACCCACCCCACCTGAGCGTCGACCTGGCCGACCCCGCGGCGCCGGCCGCGCTGGTCGCCGCCGCCCGGGACGCCGTCGGGCCGCTGACCACGCTGGTGGCCGCGCACGCCCGCAGCGCGCAGGGCCGGCTCGCCGACGTCACCGCCGCCGAGGTCGACCTGTGCTTCGCGGTCAACGCCCGCGGCAGCCTGCTGCTCACCCAGTCCTTCGCCGCCCAGCACGAGGTGTCCGCCGGGCCGGGCTCGGTCGTCCTGTTCACCTCGGGCCAGCACCTCGGCCCGATGCCCGACGAGCTGCCCTACGCGATCAGCAAGGGCGCCGTCCAGCAGATGACGCTGTCGCTGGCCGACGCGCTGATCGGCGCCGACATCACCGTCAACTGCCTCAACCCGGGCCCGACCGACACCGGTTGGGCGTCGGCGGCGACCCAGGACGTCGTCGCCCGGGCGATGCCCCGCGGGCGGTGGAACACCCCGGCCGAGGCGGCCGCCGTCGTCGCCTGGCTGACCGGCCCCGACGCCCGCTCGGTGACCGGCCGGACGATCGACGCCGAGGGCGGCTTCCGCCGCGGCGCCTGA
- a CDS encoding DUF3866 family protein, producing MTSTPSPAPGPRIRWRRGRVVALGRSWRDAQEMTVEVPGDGTLRALAHPSVVGSPVVGDEVLLNTTAWAQRLGTGGYALVVAVPDRLPADPTGPGHLVKGRYSPLQVTVQGVDEQETEHHAVIAAAEDIAGMPVVVADLHSALPAVLAGVQATDPALRVAYVMTDGGALPAAFSRTLDALAGSLAGVVTVGQAFGGDLEAVTVHTGLLAARHVLQADVTVVTQGPGNLGTGTPWGFSGVAAGEACNAVHVLGGQTVGALRISDADPRPRHRGVSHHSLTAFGRVALGGVALVAPRGLGSELGSQVEEDLAGQPQRNRVEWVDTEGLETALEGLPVTLSTMGRGLAEDRAYFLAAAAAGRYAAQLTLFGPLPA from the coding sequence GTGACGAGCACCCCCTCCCCCGCTCCCGGTCCCCGCATCCGCTGGCGGCGCGGCCGGGTCGTCGCGCTCGGCCGGTCCTGGCGCGACGCGCAGGAGATGACCGTCGAGGTGCCCGGCGACGGGACGCTGCGGGCGCTGGCGCACCCCTCGGTCGTGGGCTCCCCGGTGGTGGGCGACGAGGTGCTGCTCAACACCACCGCGTGGGCGCAGCGGCTGGGCACCGGCGGGTACGCGCTGGTCGTCGCCGTCCCCGACCGGCTGCCGGCCGACCCCACCGGGCCGGGGCACCTGGTCAAGGGCCGCTACTCGCCGCTGCAGGTGACCGTGCAGGGCGTCGACGAGCAGGAGACCGAGCACCACGCGGTGATCGCCGCGGCCGAGGACATCGCCGGCATGCCGGTCGTGGTGGCCGACCTGCACTCCGCGCTGCCCGCGGTGCTGGCCGGCGTGCAGGCCACCGACCCGGCGCTGCGGGTGGCCTACGTGATGACCGACGGCGGAGCGCTGCCCGCGGCGTTCTCCCGGACGCTCGACGCGCTGGCCGGGTCGCTGGCCGGCGTGGTCACCGTCGGGCAGGCCTTCGGCGGCGACCTCGAGGCGGTCACCGTGCACACCGGCCTGCTGGCCGCCCGGCACGTGCTGCAGGCCGACGTCACCGTGGTCACCCAGGGCCCGGGCAACCTGGGCACCGGCACGCCGTGGGGGTTCTCCGGCGTCGCGGCCGGTGAGGCCTGCAACGCCGTGCACGTGCTCGGCGGGCAGACGGTGGGGGCGCTGCGGATCTCCGACGCCGACCCGCGGCCGCGGCACCGCGGGGTCTCCCACCACTCGCTGACCGCCTTCGGCCGGGTCGCCCTGGGCGGGGTGGCCCTGGTGGCGCCCCGCGGGCTCGGCTCCGAGCTGGGCAGCCAGGTCGAGGAGGACCTCGCCGGCCAGCCGCAGCGCAACCGGGTCGAGTGGGTGGACACCGAGGGGCTGGAGACCGCGCTGGAGGGGCTGCCGGTGACGCTGTCGACGATGGGCCGCGGCCTGGCCGAGGACCGCGCCTACTTCCTGGCCGCCGCGGCGGCCGGCCGGTACGCCGCCCAGCTGACCCTGTTCGGCCCGCTGCCGGCCTGA
- a CDS encoding helix-turn-helix transcriptional regulator, with protein MAAKRAERLVNLVIALLGTRQYVSAAKIRATVPGYEPDDGTERADEAFKRMFERDKAELREIGVPLETGRTSVFDTEDGYRIARAEYELPEITLTGEEAAAVGLALRLWQSAQLAGAAQSALVKLRAAGVEVDQSRGIPIQPRLDAGEPAFEPCYAAARDRRVLTFDYRRPDADKASRRRVQPWGVVAWHGRWYLVGHDLERAAPRVFRLSRVTGTPKASGPAGAFEPPADLDLAAVVAGQEAREEHLVIVRARPGTAIGLRRHAEPLGSAEDGDDRLQVRTTEPWSLADQLAAYGPDVLVEAPQRMREAVVERLTRLAALDGRA; from the coding sequence GTGGCAGCCAAGCGGGCGGAACGACTGGTCAACCTGGTCATCGCCCTGCTCGGCACCCGGCAGTACGTCTCGGCGGCGAAGATCCGCGCCACGGTGCCCGGCTACGAGCCCGACGACGGCACGGAGCGGGCCGACGAGGCGTTCAAGCGGATGTTCGAGCGGGACAAGGCCGAGCTGCGGGAGATCGGGGTCCCGCTGGAGACCGGCCGCACGAGCGTCTTCGACACCGAGGACGGCTACCGCATCGCCCGGGCCGAGTACGAGCTGCCGGAGATCACGCTGACCGGCGAGGAGGCCGCCGCCGTCGGCCTGGCGCTGCGGCTGTGGCAGTCCGCCCAGCTCGCCGGCGCCGCGCAGAGCGCCCTGGTGAAGCTGCGCGCGGCCGGCGTCGAGGTCGACCAGTCCCGGGGCATCCCGATCCAGCCGCGGCTGGACGCCGGGGAGCCGGCGTTCGAGCCCTGCTACGCCGCCGCCCGCGACCGCCGGGTGCTCACCTTCGACTACCGCCGCCCCGACGCGGACAAGGCGTCCCGCCGCCGGGTCCAGCCGTGGGGCGTGGTCGCCTGGCACGGCCGCTGGTACCTGGTCGGGCACGACCTGGAGCGGGCCGCACCCCGGGTGTTCCGGCTCTCCCGGGTGACGGGCACGCCCAAGGCCAGCGGCCCCGCGGGCGCCTTCGAGCCCCCGGCCGACCTGGACCTGGCCGCGGTGGTGGCCGGCCAGGAGGCCCGCGAGGAGCACCTGGTGATCGTCCGGGCCCGGCCCGGCACCGCGATCGGGCTGCGCCGGCACGCCGAGCCGCTCGGCTCGGCCGAGGACGGCGACGACCGGCTGCAGGTGCGCACCACCGAGCCGTGGTCGCTGGCCGACCAGCTGGCCGCCTACGGGCCCGACGTGCTGGTGGAGGCGCCGCAGCGGATGCGCGAGGCCGTCGTCGAGCGGCTCACCCGGCTGGCCGCCCTGGACGGCCGGGCATGA
- a CDS encoding helix-turn-helix transcriptional regulator, whose product MTAPSTAERMTRLLALVPYLQARPDGVRLADAAGDFGVTEAQLRRDLDLLWVCGLPGHGPGDLIDLAFEGDRVRVTFTAGMVRPLKLSTDEAVALIVALRTLLELPGLAEGEAVSRALAKVSAAAGHPAEAAAPVVVSVDAREQSLAVVRAGLERHRALHLHYYVPSRDERTERTVDPMRLLLVDGHWYLEAWCRNVEGTRLFRLDRIDEVAVLDEPAAPPPEAHERDLDDGLYQPAAEAPLVRLRLARTARWIADYYPVEEQSEVSDPPGGLAVTVRTSDLAWARRLVASLGGAATVDEPAELAAQVAGEARAALARYTG is encoded by the coding sequence ATGACCGCGCCCAGCACCGCCGAGCGGATGACCCGGCTGCTGGCCCTGGTGCCCTACCTGCAGGCCCGGCCCGACGGCGTCCGGCTGGCCGACGCGGCCGGCGACTTCGGCGTCACCGAGGCCCAGCTGCGCCGCGACCTGGACCTGCTGTGGGTGTGCGGGCTGCCCGGCCACGGCCCCGGCGACCTGATCGACCTGGCCTTCGAGGGCGACCGGGTGCGGGTGACCTTCACCGCGGGCATGGTCCGCCCGCTGAAGCTGTCCACCGACGAGGCGGTCGCGCTGATCGTCGCGCTGCGCACCCTGCTGGAGCTGCCCGGCCTGGCCGAGGGCGAGGCGGTCAGCCGCGCGCTGGCCAAGGTCTCCGCGGCTGCGGGGCACCCCGCGGAGGCCGCCGCCCCGGTCGTGGTCAGCGTCGACGCGCGGGAGCAGTCGCTGGCCGTCGTCCGCGCCGGGCTGGAGCGGCACCGCGCGCTGCACCTGCACTACTACGTGCCCAGCCGCGACGAGCGCACCGAGCGCACGGTCGACCCGATGCGGCTGCTGCTGGTCGACGGGCACTGGTACCTGGAGGCGTGGTGCCGCAACGTCGAGGGCACCCGGCTGTTCCGGCTGGACCGGATCGACGAGGTCGCCGTGCTCGACGAGCCGGCCGCCCCGCCGCCGGAGGCGCACGAGCGCGACCTGGACGACGGGCTGTACCAGCCGGCGGCCGAGGCACCGCTGGTGCGGCTGCGGCTGGCCCGCACCGCCCGCTGGATCGCCGACTACTACCCGGTGGAGGAGCAGTCCGAGGTCAGCGACCCGCCCGGCGGGCTGGCGGTGACGGTGCGCACCTCCGACCTGGCCTGGGCCCGCCGGCTGGTGGCCTCCCTCGGGGGCGCGGCGACCGTCGACGAGCCCGCCGAGCTCGCCGCCCAGGTGGCCGGCGAGGCGCGGGCCGCGCTGGCCCGCTACACGGGCTGA
- the tatA gene encoding Sec-independent protein translocase subunit TatA, protein MLGLGAPEIGLIILAILLLFGYKKLPDASRSLGRSLRIFKGEMKGMKDDDVRTKDEARVSPVTGTIVPPVTPTAAPAVDYEAEARAAEARAADARVRAEQARAEQARASAAAPDHR, encoded by the coding sequence ATGCTCGGACTCGGCGCACCGGAGATCGGCCTGATCATCCTGGCCATCCTGCTGCTCTTCGGCTACAAGAAGCTGCCGGACGCCTCGCGCTCGCTGGGCCGCTCGCTGCGGATCTTCAAGGGCGAGATGAAGGGCATGAAGGACGACGACGTCCGCACCAAGGACGAGGCGCGCGTCAGCCCGGTGACCGGCACGATCGTGCCCCCGGTGACCCCGACCGCCGCCCCCGCCGTCGACTACGAGGCCGAGGCCCGCGCGGCCGAGGCCCGTGCCGCCGACGCCCGGGTGCGCGCCGAGCAGGCCCGCGCCGAGCAGGCCCGCGCGTCGGCTGCTGCCCCCGACCACCGCTGA
- the tatC gene encoding twin-arginine translocase subunit TatC, with amino-acid sequence MTLAGRTRDRRPRRPERDAAATMSLIGHLRELRNRIGIALFFVLIGTAVAFWWYEHGLGDFIRAPYCNLPDDLRYNDADGSCGLLVTDVFGGALIRLKISFIAGIVLSAPFWLYQVWGFLTPGLKKNEKRYGLSFVAASTLLFALGAALAYLSLSAGLRLLLSLAGDGVVVALTAQDYIGFVISLLLAFGVSFELPLIAVVLNLIGVLSHSVLSKARRWIYFLTIVFAAFITPTQDPFTMLLMAGPMCVLFEIAIQVARFVDKRRAKREAALGLADLDDDEASPLDAAPSPLDSAPSPLDPAPSPLDAPAHTQN; translated from the coding sequence GTGACCCTGGCAGGGCGAACGCGCGACCGCCGCCCGCGGCGTCCCGAACGGGACGCCGCGGCGACGATGTCGCTGATCGGCCACCTCCGCGAGCTGCGCAACCGCATCGGGATCGCCCTGTTCTTCGTGCTGATCGGCACCGCGGTCGCGTTCTGGTGGTACGAGCACGGGCTCGGCGACTTCATCCGGGCGCCCTACTGCAACCTGCCCGACGACCTCCGCTACAACGACGCCGACGGCAGCTGCGGGCTGCTGGTCACCGACGTCTTCGGCGGTGCGCTGATCCGGCTGAAGATCTCCTTCATCGCCGGGATCGTGCTGTCGGCGCCGTTCTGGCTGTACCAGGTCTGGGGCTTCCTCACCCCGGGCCTGAAGAAGAACGAGAAGCGCTACGGCCTGTCGTTCGTGGCCGCCTCCACGCTGCTGTTCGCCCTCGGTGCGGCGCTGGCCTACCTCTCCCTGTCGGCCGGCCTGCGGCTGCTGCTGAGCCTGGCCGGTGACGGCGTGGTGGTGGCGCTGACCGCGCAGGACTACATCGGCTTCGTCATCTCCCTGCTGCTGGCCTTCGGGGTGAGCTTCGAGCTGCCGCTGATCGCCGTGGTGCTGAACCTGATCGGCGTCCTGTCGCACTCCGTGCTGTCCAAAGCAAGGCGCTGGATCTACTTCCTGACCATCGTCTTCGCCGCGTTCATCACCCCCACCCAGGACCCGTTCACCATGCTGCTGATGGCCGGGCCGATGTGCGTGCTGTTCGAGATCGCCATCCAGGTCGCCCGGTTCGTCGACAAGCGCCGGGCCAAGCGCGAGGCGGCCCTGGGCCTGGCCGACCTGGACGACGACGAGGCCTCCCCGCTGGACGCGGCCCCCAGCCCGCTGGACTCCGCCCCCAGCCCGTTGGACCCCGCCCCCAGCCCGCTCGACGCGCCGGCGCACACCCAGAACTGA
- a CDS encoding diacylglycerol kinase family protein, whose product MPVPLPEVAVLVNGAAGRGRALRARAAVTDALTAAGVRPRVLAAADRDDAARQAAAAVADGVAAVAALGGDGAAHAVLQAVAGTGTPLGVLPAGTGNDLALALGVPADPVAAARALAEDVLTGTARRIDAARTGDRWWATVLCCGFDSAVTDRANRLRWPRGPRRYDIAILAELARLRPRPVALTVDGAGSERDVTLVAVANTAWYGGGLRIAPGADPADGLLEVVVVGPVSRRELVRTRPRLAAGTHVGHPAVTVLRGREVSLHGAGLTTYADGEPVCALPALTVCVPGAVGVVGTGRT is encoded by the coding sequence GTGCCCGTGCCGCTGCCCGAGGTGGCCGTGCTGGTCAACGGCGCCGCCGGCCGCGGCCGCGCGCTCCGCGCCCGGGCGGCGGTCACCGATGCGCTGACCGCCGCGGGCGTCCGGCCGCGGGTGCTGGCGGCCGCCGACCGGGACGACGCCGCGCGGCAGGCCGCGGCCGCGGTGGCCGACGGGGTGGCGGCGGTCGCCGCGCTGGGCGGTGACGGCGCCGCGCACGCCGTCCTGCAGGCCGTCGCGGGCACCGGCACACCGCTGGGCGTGCTGCCGGCCGGCACCGGCAACGACCTGGCGCTGGCCCTCGGCGTGCCGGCCGACCCGGTCGCCGCGGCCCGGGCGCTGGCCGAGGACGTGCTCACCGGCACCGCCCGGCGGATCGACGCCGCCCGCACCGGCGACCGCTGGTGGGCCACGGTGCTGTGCTGCGGCTTCGACTCGGCGGTCACCGACCGGGCCAACCGGCTCCGCTGGCCGCGCGGCCCGCGGCGCTACGACATCGCCATCCTCGCCGAGCTGGCCCGCCTGCGGCCGCGCCCGGTGGCGCTGACCGTCGACGGGGCGGGCAGCGAGCGCGACGTCACCCTGGTCGCCGTCGCGAACACCGCCTGGTACGGCGGCGGGCTGCGGATCGCCCCGGGCGCCGACCCCGCCGACGGCCTGCTCGAGGTGGTCGTCGTCGGGCCGGTGAGCCGGCGGGAGCTGGTGCGCACCCGCCCCCGGCTGGCCGCCGGCACCCACGTCGGCCACCCGGCGGTCACCGTGCTGCGCGGCCGCGAGGTGTCGCTGCACGGCGCCGGCCTGACCACCTACGCCGACGGCGAGCCGGTCTGCGCCCTGCCCGCGCTGACGGTCTGCGTGCCCGGGGCGGTCGGCGTCGTCGGCACCGGGAGGACCTGA